A part of Rubrobacter calidifluminis genomic DNA contains:
- a CDS encoding antibiotic biosynthesis monooxygenase family protein, with protein MIAVFNSLPVREGAAGRVAGMFRESRGSVQSFPGFVSMEVLSSEDGREVVVITRWQRREDFENWVKSPEFSRAHRGNTDGLITGHPTISFYEVELERGAG; from the coding sequence ATGATAGCTGTGTTCAACAGCCTGCCGGTGCGCGAGGGGGCGGCCGGACGGGTGGCCGGGATGTTCAGGGAGAGCCGCGGGAGCGTGCAGAGCTTCCCCGGCTTTGTCTCAATGGAGGTGCTTAGTTCCGAGGATGGCAGGGAGGTTGTGGTGATCACCCGCTGGCAGCGGCGGGAGGATTTCGAAAACTGGGTGAAGAGTCCAGAGTTCTCCCGTGCGCATAGAGGCAATACAGACGGGCTCATCACCGGGCACCCCACCATCTCCTTCTACGAGGTTGAGCTGGAGCGCGGGGCTGGCTGA
- a CDS encoding Crp/Fnr family transcriptional regulator, with translation MEVDPSLEYRQVQEQECRELLGLLEGLGIAVAERIYQPGDVIYSEGEYGDALYILVSGVVKLFRSYSGSKEATLRLLRSWDIFGHLAFAGEARQLAYAEAVTECQVVKVPKIFVERAVRQDARVAFKILTLMELRLVQYEELVKCLLPRETEVRVANLLPILAQKFGQQHDNGTTTINLRLTHQEIAAMVASTRESVTKVLNDMRGRGVIDIVGGRITLKNQRALAELSGS, from the coding sequence GTGGAGGTTGATCCCTCTCTCGAGTACAGGCAGGTTCAGGAGCAGGAGTGCAGGGAGCTGCTCGGTCTGCTGGAGGGGCTCGGTATAGCTGTAGCGGAGAGGATCTACCAGCCCGGGGACGTGATCTACAGCGAGGGTGAGTACGGCGACGCTCTCTACATACTGGTCTCCGGAGTGGTGAAGCTCTTCAGGTCCTACTCCGGCAGCAAGGAGGCCACCCTGCGGCTCCTGAGGTCGTGGGACATCTTCGGACATCTCGCCTTCGCCGGTGAGGCCCGCCAACTGGCCTACGCCGAGGCCGTCACCGAGTGCCAGGTGGTCAAGGTACCCAAGATCTTCGTAGAACGGGCCGTGCGCCAGGATGCACGGGTGGCCTTCAAGATCCTGACCCTCATGGAGTTGAGGCTGGTGCAGTACGAGGAACTGGTGAAATGTCTCCTGCCGCGCGAGACCGAGGTCCGCGTGGCCAACCTGCTGCCGATCCTGGCGCAGAAATTCGGGCAGCAGCATGACAACGGGACCACCACCATAAACCTCAGACTCACGCACCAGGAGATCGCGGCCATGGTGGCTTCGACCCGCGAGTCCGTGACCAAGGTCCTGAACGACATGCGCGGCAGGGGCGTGATCGACATCGTGGGCGGGAGGATCACGCTGAAGAACCAGCGCGCGCTGGCGGAGCTGAGCGGCTCGTAG
- the uppP gene encoding undecaprenyl-diphosphatase UppP, with protein sequence MTSELLWSAVLGAVQGMTEFLPVSSSGHLLLAQRLLGLEEARFGLAFDAALHLGTALAVLVYFWRDLTRLAIALFVSLGDFDPADPDRRMVWLLVVASVPAAVVGLAFEDFFSTSVRSPWIVVVALVAVGVLFLVGEAVGGKRKVASSLSLPQALSIGLAQAAALIPGVSRSGATITLGLFLGLRREEAARFSFLMSFPITVGAGGFSLLEAIGGGMGGDEALLFGVGLLSAAVVGYAAIRFLVSFLSDHSLGVFAFYRFALAGGVAAALAG encoded by the coding sequence ATGACTTCTGAGCTTTTATGGTCCGCCGTCCTTGGGGCGGTGCAGGGCATGACGGAGTTTCTGCCGGTCTCGAGCTCCGGGCATCTTCTCCTTGCCCAGCGCCTCCTCGGTCTGGAGGAGGCGCGGTTCGGGCTTGCCTTCGATGCGGCGCTGCACCTGGGTACTGCGCTCGCGGTGCTGGTGTATTTCTGGCGTGATCTCACGAGGCTCGCGATCGCTCTCTTCGTCTCGCTCGGGGATTTCGATCCTGCGGACCCTGACAGGCGGATGGTCTGGCTCCTCGTGGTCGCGTCCGTTCCAGCCGCGGTTGTCGGGCTCGCTTTCGAGGACTTCTTCTCCACCTCTGTCAGGTCACCCTGGATAGTCGTGGTGGCGTTGGTGGCCGTCGGGGTTCTTTTCCTGGTCGGCGAGGCCGTCGGAGGCAAGCGGAAGGTAGCGTCGAGTCTTTCTTTGCCCCAGGCGCTCAGCATCGGGCTGGCGCAGGCAGCAGCCCTCATACCGGGTGTCTCCAGATCCGGCGCAACGATCACCCTCGGCCTCTTTCTTGGGCTGCGCAGGGAGGAGGCGGCCAGGTTCTCTTTCCTGATGAGCTTCCCAATCACCGTGGGCGCCGGCGGCTTCAGCCTGCTGGAGGCGATCGGTGGAGGAATGGGAGGGGATGAGGCGTTGCTCTTCGGGGTCGGGCTCCTGTCGGCGGCGGTCGTGGGATACGCCGCGATAAGGTTCCTCGTCTCCTTCCTCTCAGACCACAGCCTTGGTGTCTTCGCGTTCTACCGCTTCGCGCTCGCCGGTGGGGTCGCGGCGGCTCTCGCCGGCTGA
- the pheA gene encoding prephenate dehydratase, translated as MFARENTGALPSDMEELRRRIDEVDARIVRLLDERARLARRVGEVKRERGLSAYVPSRERAVMDRVFALSEGEFPRKGLEMVFREIISCSISLEARLRIAYLGPETTFTHEAARRAFGSSVDFEPQASVPEVFARVERGEAQYGVVPVENSMEGAVTHTLDELMNSPLKVCGEVYLPVSQNLLSREELLDRVSVVRSHPMAIAQCASWLRKHLPGARIEEVESTGEAARAAASEPGVAAVGSELAAEVYGLNVLARNIQDSRANATRFIILGRLWAGATGRDKTSVVFSVKDRPGVLKDALSAFADEGINLTRIESRPSRKRAWTYVFFADFQGHPDEERVQRALAKLEEYCPYVSVIGAYPEAPAEGF; from the coding sequence TTGTTCGCTAGGGAGAACACCGGTGCCCTCCCGTCGGACATGGAAGAGCTCAGGCGCCGGATAGACGAGGTTGACGCCCGGATAGTGAGGCTGCTCGACGAGAGAGCCAGGCTCGCGCGCAGAGTGGGTGAGGTCAAGCGTGAGCGGGGTCTCAGCGCCTATGTGCCTTCCCGTGAGCGGGCCGTCATGGACCGGGTCTTCGCGCTCAGCGAGGGGGAGTTCCCCCGCAAGGGCCTGGAGATGGTGTTCAGAGAGATCATCTCCTGTTCCATCTCGCTCGAGGCTCGGCTCAGGATCGCCTACCTGGGGCCCGAGACAACCTTCACCCACGAGGCAGCCCGCAGGGCCTTCGGTTCGAGCGTGGATTTCGAGCCGCAGGCGTCGGTGCCGGAGGTCTTCGCCAGGGTCGAGCGCGGGGAGGCGCAGTACGGGGTGGTGCCGGTCGAGAACTCAATGGAGGGGGCGGTGACCCACACCCTCGACGAGCTCATGAACAGCCCCCTGAAGGTGTGCGGCGAGGTTTATCTGCCCGTCTCTCAGAATCTGCTTTCGCGGGAGGAGCTTCTGGACAGGGTCTCCGTCGTCAGGTCGCATCCCATGGCCATCGCCCAGTGTGCCTCGTGGTTGCGGAAACACCTGCCGGGGGCCAGGATCGAAGAGGTGGAGTCTACCGGGGAGGCGGCAAGGGCCGCCGCATCGGAGCCGGGCGTTGCGGCCGTGGGCAGTGAGCTTGCGGCGGAAGTCTACGGCCTGAACGTACTCGCGCGTAACATCCAGGATTCCCGGGCGAACGCCACCCGCTTCATAATCCTCGGCCGCTTGTGGGCCGGGGCCACCGGCAGGGACAAGACCAGCGTGGTCTTTTCGGTGAAGGACAGGCCAGGTGTACTCAAGGACGCACTGTCTGCCTTTGCCGACGAGGGTATAAACCTGACCCGCATCGAAAGCCGCCCGAGCCGCAAGCGGGCCTGGACCTACGTGTTCTTCGCGGACTTCCAGGGTCATCCGGATGAGGAGAGGGTGCAGCGGGCCCTGGCGAAGCTGGAGGAGTACTGTCCTTACGTGAGCGTGATCGGGGCATACCCGGAGGCCCCGGCGGAGGGCTTCTGA
- a CDS encoding winged helix-turn-helix domain-containing protein, translated as MDFKEAACEVLREVGHPLHYRDITDLAIESGYLESAGRTPHNTMRARLSVDVRDNPHGPFLRTAPGVFGLKEWSTGDNVY; from the coding sequence TTGGATTTCAAGGAGGCCGCCTGCGAGGTCCTGCGGGAGGTGGGCCATCCCCTGCACTACAGAGACATAACTGACCTGGCGATCGAATCCGGCTACCTTGAGAGTGCGGGGAGGACGCCCCACAACACCATGCGTGCCAGGCTCTCGGTCGACGTGAGGGACAATCCGCATGGTCCCTTTTTGCGTACGGCCCCCGGCGTCTTCGGGCTCAAAGAGTGGTCGACCGGGGATAATGTATATTGA
- a CDS encoding cold-shock protein, translating to MKWFDPDKGYGFLVRSSGEDIFVHHSEIEGDPGTLEPGGSVEYEVGENERGPNARRVRIL from the coding sequence GTGAAGTGGTTCGACCCGGATAAGGGCTATGGGTTCCTGGTGCGTTCAAGCGGCGAGGATATCTTCGTGCATCATTCCGAGATAGAGGGAGACCCGGGGACGCTCGAACCGGGGGGCAGCGTGGAGTACGAGGTGGGGGAGAACGAGCGCGGCCCCAACGCCCGCAGGGTCAGGATACTCTGA
- a CDS encoding histidine phosphatase family protein, which translates to MRPLELLLVRHGQSTANAEGVWQGQLDFPLSEEGRIQARLTGKALSSEPLSAVYTSPLSRALETAEIIAREARYRGKVVPMAGLMERHGGILEGTTGAEREKRMPGLVAKLASLPEEEGWLLVGAETDEEVLARFEQALSEILYRHRPEGGKILVVSHGGAIRAYLRGLFGKDILPGSERAPNASITRLCWNDGGGPGLLELASTSHLSA; encoded by the coding sequence GTGAGACCTCTGGAATTACTTCTAGTCCGGCATGGGCAGTCCACGGCCAACGCCGAGGGGGTGTGGCAGGGCCAGCTCGACTTCCCCCTCTCAGAGGAGGGAAGGATCCAGGCGCGCCTGACGGGGAAGGCGCTCTCGTCCGAGCCCCTCTCTGCAGTCTACACCAGCCCGCTCTCGCGGGCCCTTGAGACCGCGGAGATCATTGCGCGTGAGGCCAGGTACCGGGGGAAGGTCGTACCGATGGCCGGGCTCATGGAGCGCCACGGTGGAATCCTGGAGGGCACCACCGGGGCCGAACGGGAGAAGCGCATGCCCGGTCTTGTCGCCAAGCTGGCCTCGCTACCGGAGGAGGAGGGCTGGCTGCTCGTCGGGGCAGAAACTGACGAAGAGGTGCTCGCGCGCTTCGAGCAGGCACTCTCGGAAATACTCTACCGTCACCGGCCGGAGGGCGGCAAGATCCTTGTCGTCTCCCACGGCGGGGCCATCCGGGCCTACCTGAGGGGGCTGTTCGGGAAGGACATCCTCCCGGGATCGGAGAGGGCCCCGAACGCCTCCATCACCCGCCTGTGCTGGAACGACGGAGGCGGGCCCGGGTTGCTTGAGCTCGCCTCCACCTCTCATCTGTCAGCCTAG
- a CDS encoding glutaredoxin family protein, with amino-acid sequence MSDATKQQEKIKFYSGNYCPYCRRVKKELDRLGLEYETVNADADGRAEVIRLSGQRAIPILTIGDEVLVDSTNIIRELRRRYG; translated from the coding sequence TTGAGCGATGCGACAAAGCAGCAGGAGAAGATAAAGTTCTATAGTGGAAATTACTGCCCTTACTGCCGCAGGGTCAAGAAAGAACTCGACCGGCTTGGTCTCGAGTACGAGACGGTAAACGCCGACGCGGACGGGCGGGCAGAGGTGATCAGACTCTCCGGCCAGCGGGCGATCCCGATTCTGACGATCGGGGACGAGGTGCTCGTCGACTCGACCAACATAATCCGCGAGCTACGCCGGCGCTACGGATGA
- a CDS encoding VanW family protein produces MVVAGVLMALCVLAGVLLVADYAMSAGRIHRGVSVGGLDLGGKTPAQAREILSHQKQRQLGEIVLHGPEGELELGAQELGMNLNVSATVRRAYSIGRDGGFVQDLTQRVRATFGSVGVEPAIVYRPEAAKERVRWIAARLDRHPRNASIRISGGHVRVVDAREGYRVDRSRTLDGIRGAVESMSGRAKIYGETIEPQVPTSSAVAAARKARSALEHDVTLSALGRQWTLSRVEIGRALYVTRSGRDLDVRLSPARLRESLDGVYGALTVRPVEADYVVDSPHDIRVTPSRDGRRIESEKLIGAIRHGVFSGDFRYEVPLAVWRPKLTTREAIRLKPTGLIGEYSTNYMTYSDDPGRVKNLQIASRAISGQLVAPGKVFSFNSVAAPLHYYPTKVIVNGKVEKADGGGLCQVSTNLYMAANKAGLEPVERHPHYAELPYVRPGFDATVWFGALDMKFRNTSSGYILLEETVDTQTGWVTARIYGRPTGKHVEMWSKKVYSSPKITRWVTYKRVTKNGKVLFDGILHTDTYKPLEE; encoded by the coding sequence GTGGTGGTCGCGGGCGTGCTGATGGCGCTCTGCGTCCTCGCCGGCGTCCTACTCGTGGCAGACTATGCGATGAGTGCCGGGAGGATACACCGCGGGGTTTCGGTGGGAGGTCTGGACCTCGGGGGTAAGACTCCGGCGCAGGCTCGCGAGATACTCTCACATCAGAAGCAGCGGCAGCTCGGAGAGATAGTCCTTCACGGACCTGAAGGAGAGCTTGAACTCGGCGCGCAAGAGCTGGGAATGAACCTCAACGTGAGCGCTACCGTCAGGCGGGCCTATTCCATCGGGCGCGATGGAGGGTTTGTGCAGGATCTCACGCAGCGGGTGCGGGCTACCTTTGGCTCCGTGGGTGTCGAGCCCGCGATAGTCTACAGGCCGGAAGCCGCGAAAGAACGCGTGCGATGGATTGCAGCGCGCCTCGACCGGCATCCAAGAAACGCCTCAATCAGGATATCCGGCGGCCACGTCCGCGTCGTCGACGCCAGGGAGGGATACAGGGTCGATCGCTCCAGGACGCTGGACGGCATCAGGGGTGCGGTGGAGTCCATGTCCGGGAGGGCCAAGATCTACGGCGAGACCATTGAGCCGCAGGTGCCCACCTCTTCGGCTGTCGCCGCAGCCCGGAAGGCCCGCAGCGCGCTCGAGCACGACGTCACCCTGAGTGCCCTCGGGCGGCAGTGGACGCTGAGCAGGGTCGAGATCGGACGCGCCCTCTACGTGACGCGCAGCGGCAGAGACCTCGATGTTCGCCTCAGCCCCGCGAGGTTGCGCGAGAGCCTGGACGGAGTCTACGGGGCGCTCACGGTGCGCCCCGTAGAGGCGGATTATGTAGTCGACAGTCCCCATGACATAAGGGTCACCCCGAGCAGGGATGGCCGCAGGATAGAGAGCGAGAAGCTGATCGGAGCCATTCGGCACGGCGTTTTCTCCGGGGACTTCCGCTACGAGGTGCCGCTCGCCGTCTGGAGGCCGAAGCTCACCACCCGGGAGGCGATACGTCTCAAACCAACCGGGCTCATCGGGGAGTACAGCACCAACTACATGACCTACAGCGACGACCCCGGACGGGTGAAAAATCTCCAGATAGCCTCGCGCGCCATCAGCGGCCAGCTCGTCGCCCCGGGGAAGGTCTTCTCCTTCAACTCGGTGGCGGCGCCCCTGCACTATTATCCCACCAAGGTGATCGTGAACGGGAAGGTCGAGAAGGCCGACGGCGGGGGGCTGTGTCAGGTTTCGACCAACCTTTACATGGCCGCGAACAAGGCCGGGCTCGAACCGGTGGAACGCCACCCGCACTACGCTGAGCTGCCGTACGTCCGGCCCGGCTTCGACGCGACTGTGTGGTTCGGAGCCCTGGACATGAAATTCAGAAATACCTCATCTGGTTACATACTGCTGGAGGAGACGGTCGACACGCAGACCGGATGGGTCACGGCCCGGATCTACGGCAGGCCTACCGGAAAGCACGTCGAGATGTGGTCCAAAAAAGTCTACTCGAGTCCCAAGATAACCAGATGGGTCACCTACAAGAGGGTGACCAAGAACGGAAAGGTGCTCTTCGATGGCATCCTGCATACCGACACTTACAAACCGCTCGAGGAGTGA
- a CDS encoding RidA family protein — MHTTPQERLKKLGYELPAVPAPAGSYVPAVRSGNLIFTAGQLPLQEGRLHTRGRVGEEVSIEEAREAARICALNALAAAAEQASGLDKISRIVRVGGFVASAPGFERQPEVLNGASELLGTIFGEAGTHARTAVGVCALPFGSPVEVELVVEVSG; from the coding sequence ATGCATACCACACCGCAAGAGAGGCTGAAGAAGCTGGGATACGAGCTGCCCGCTGTCCCCGCCCCGGCTGGCTCCTACGTCCCCGCCGTCCGATCTGGGAACCTGATCTTCACCGCCGGTCAGCTCCCCCTCCAGGAGGGCAGATTACACACCAGGGGCAGGGTGGGCGAGGAGGTGAGTATAGAGGAGGCCCGTGAGGCGGCCAGAATCTGTGCTCTCAACGCCCTAGCCGCCGCAGCGGAACAGGCCAGCGGGCTGGATAAGATCTCACGCATAGTGCGCGTGGGTGGTTTCGTGGCCTCCGCTCCGGGCTTCGAGCGCCAGCCGGAAGTGCTTAATGGGGCCTCGGAGCTACTAGGGACGATATTCGGCGAGGCCGGAACCCACGCCCGCACGGCCGTCGGAGTCTGTGCGCTCCCGTTCGGCTCGCCCGTCGAGGTCGAGCTGGTCGTGGAGGTCTCCGGCTAG
- a CDS encoding flavin reductase family protein, with product MLRHMTHGVYVLATRRGQETSAMTASWVMQAAERPPCVAVAVRNDRYTHDRILESGTFSLSILREDQVDVATHFAETSGEYHDKFQGVPYGLTPGGSPFLLDCLAYLDCRLRDTAHAGDHTVFIGEVTSGDTLDPSYPLIYDPGEYEEALR from the coding sequence GTGCTGAGGCACATGACCCACGGCGTCTACGTGCTGGCGACCAGGAGGGGACAGGAGACCAGCGCGATGACTGCCTCCTGGGTCATGCAGGCCGCGGAACGTCCGCCCTGCGTGGCGGTGGCCGTGCGCAACGACCGCTACACTCACGATCGAATCCTCGAGAGCGGCACCTTCTCGCTGAGCATCCTGCGCGAGGATCAGGTGGATGTCGCAACGCACTTCGCCGAGACCAGCGGCGAGTACCACGACAAGTTCCAGGGCGTGCCCTACGGACTGACGCCCGGAGGCTCGCCGTTTCTGCTCGACTGTCTGGCCTATCTCGACTGCCGGCTGCGGGACACCGCGCACGCCGGGGACCACACCGTCTTCATCGGGGAGGTGACCTCAGGGGACACGCTGGATCCGAGCTACCCTCTGATCTACGACCCCGGCGAGTACGAGGAGGCGCTACGCTGA
- a CDS encoding PrsW family intramembrane metalloprotease, whose amino-acid sequence MSSAIAGIGVLQAVVYLLFIRAVDLYEREPLSYVAAVFVWGFTVSVFVSALFESILQYTLAVVTNARFAHALTAVMGAPVIEECAKGAALFLVFLFSLLLARSRGEMEFSGVMDGIVYGSAVGFGFSLAEDLVYYAQFGPETFVVRRIFGGFGHAAFTSLTGVGIGLVPWVRTLPAKVSLPLLGLVGAMLLHAAFNLTATLFGALAYAFLFLVVLAYLVLIVLWLAFERRVIRQELYEETRTGTIDPREYPLMPTYLRRKLHYARLLSRGRFGHWRTDRRVHAAAVDLAFTKRLVRRSGDPAQLERVERLRERILRLRGVRVGESEVL is encoded by the coding sequence TTGAGCTCCGCAATAGCAGGCATAGGCGTGTTGCAGGCGGTTGTCTACCTGCTCTTCATCCGGGCCGTCGACCTCTACGAGCGCGAGCCTCTCTCTTACGTGGCGGCGGTTTTCGTGTGGGGCTTTACGGTGTCGGTCTTCGTCTCCGCTCTGTTCGAGTCCATCCTGCAGTACACGCTGGCCGTAGTCACCAACGCCCGATTCGCTCACGCCCTGACGGCCGTCATGGGGGCTCCGGTGATAGAGGAGTGCGCGAAGGGGGCCGCGCTCTTTCTGGTTTTCCTCTTCTCCCTGCTGCTCGCCCGTTCCCGAGGGGAGATGGAGTTCTCCGGCGTGATGGACGGCATAGTCTACGGCTCGGCGGTGGGCTTCGGATTCTCCCTGGCCGAGGATCTGGTCTATTACGCCCAGTTTGGTCCCGAGACCTTCGTGGTGCGCCGGATCTTCGGCGGCTTCGGACATGCTGCCTTCACCTCGCTCACCGGTGTCGGGATAGGGCTCGTGCCGTGGGTGCGCACGCTTCCGGCGAAGGTCTCGCTCCCGCTTCTCGGGCTGGTCGGGGCGATGTTGCTTCACGCCGCCTTCAACCTGACCGCCACCCTTTTCGGGGCCCTGGCGTATGCTTTCCTCTTTCTCGTGGTCCTCGCGTACCTCGTCCTGATAGTCCTCTGGCTGGCCTTCGAGCGGCGCGTCATCCGCCAGGAACTCTACGAGGAGACCCGGACCGGAACGATAGACCCGCGGGAGTACCCCCTCATGCCGACCTACTTAAGGCGCAAGCTGCACTACGCGCGGCTGCTCTCGCGGGGGAGGTTCGGGCACTGGAGGACCGACCGGAGGGTGCACGCTGCGGCGGTTGACCTGGCCTTCACCAAGCGCTTGGTACGCCGCAGCGGGGATCCCGCACAGCTTGAGCGCGTCGAGAGGCTCCGGGAGCGGATCTTGCGGTTGAGAGGGGTAAGGGTGGGGGAGTCGGAGGTACTCTGA
- the mobA gene encoding molybdenum cofactor guanylyltransferase, translating into MLAGGASERMGEDKLLLEVGGLALVERVYQALAATCSEVLVVGRESLPFGGVRFVRDRRPGREGPLAGIEAGLHAAGHPVVFVAAGDMPFLHEGLVGLLAGVVHGGAGAAVPWFDGPHPLCAAYGRWVLSSVSASLDSGVRSMRGFLGRLGRVIYVGGEQLSVLGDPSLMLMNVNTPADLERARRVAG; encoded by the coding sequence ATCCTCGCCGGGGGGGCGAGCGAGAGGATGGGCGAGGACAAGCTCCTCCTCGAAGTCGGGGGACTCGCGCTCGTCGAGAGGGTCTACCAGGCGCTCGCGGCGACCTGCTCGGAGGTGCTCGTGGTCGGGAGGGAATCTCTGCCTTTCGGCGGGGTGAGGTTCGTCCGGGATCGACGACCGGGCCGGGAGGGTCCGCTGGCCGGGATCGAAGCCGGGCTTCATGCGGCCGGCCATCCGGTCGTATTCGTGGCGGCGGGGGACATGCCCTTTCTGCACGAGGGACTCGTTGGACTGCTCGCCGGGGTGGTTCATGGGGGTGCCGGGGCTGCGGTGCCGTGGTTCGATGGTCCGCATCCACTCTGCGCGGCCTATGGCAGGTGGGTGTTGTCGTCTGTCTCGGCCTCCCTGGACTCTGGCGTGCGGTCCATGCGTGGATTTCTGGGGCGCCTCGGGCGCGTGATATACGTTGGCGGAGAGCAGCTCTCGGTCCTCGGGGACCCCTCTCTGATGCTCATGAACGTGAACACGCCAGCGGATCTCGAGAGGGCCAGGCGGGTGGCTGGATGA
- a CDS encoding YdcF family protein, whose amino-acid sequence MRPLRQSCRDLAGLLEVWRKGMPRGSVRAEVAVVLGAQVLKGGRPSTTLRARAEHAALLYGAGRVRRIIVTGGVGENPPSEAEVMADILRSRGVPGEAILLEREALSTWDSALLVAAMLRRIGVDGVLLVTDPLHCVRAVEAFKEAGVDAVAEPAYESPMWYRKWRRAGQLLREAAAIVWYRFHHGIGSRRDTPGP is encoded by the coding sequence ATGAGGCCGCTCCGCCAGAGCTGCAGGGACCTGGCCGGGTTGCTCGAGGTGTGGCGGAAGGGGATGCCCCGCGGCTCGGTGAGGGCTGAGGTCGCGGTGGTGCTCGGGGCGCAGGTTTTGAAGGGTGGGAGACCAAGCACGACCCTCAGGGCCCGGGCCGAACACGCGGCCCTCCTGTATGGTGCAGGGCGGGTACGGAGAATCATCGTCACCGGCGGGGTGGGGGAGAACCCGCCGAGCGAGGCCGAGGTCATGGCGGATATATTGCGCTCCCGGGGCGTGCCCGGCGAGGCGATACTGCTTGAGAGAGAGGCGTTGAGTACCTGGGACTCAGCGCTTCTCGTGGCGGCGATGCTGCGACGGATCGGGGTGGATGGCGTGTTGCTGGTCACCGACCCGCTGCACTGCGTGCGCGCCGTGGAGGCTTTTAAGGAGGCAGGAGTGGATGCCGTGGCCGAACCAGCCTACGAGAGCCCGATGTGGTACAGGAAGTGGCGGAGGGCGGGACAGCTCCTGCGGGAGGCGGCCGCGATCGTCTGGTACAGGTTTCACCATGGGATTGGTTCGCGCCGGGACACGCCGGGCCCTTAG
- a CDS encoding metal-dependent hydrolase, whose protein sequence is MLGGTRITYLGHATFRITTAGDEQIIIDPFLADNPQTPDELKQVGELDTILVTHGHFDHIADAVPLAQQTGATVVANFEICNWLGTKGVENTFPLNKGGTGQVGGVKITAVNAHHASSITEEDGTVIYAGEPCGFILEFESGFKLYHAGDTSIFGDMRLIGELYGPDLALLPIGDRLVMSPFEAAHAARLLGVRHAVPIHYGTFPFLPGTPEEFKKQAQSIAPDLIVHVMKPGEELSS, encoded by the coding sequence ATGCTCGGAGGCACCCGCATAACCTACCTGGGACACGCAACGTTCCGCATCACCACGGCGGGTGACGAGCAGATCATCATAGACCCCTTCCTCGCCGACAATCCCCAGACGCCCGACGAGCTCAAACAGGTTGGAGAGCTCGACACCATCCTCGTCACCCACGGACACTTCGACCACATCGCGGACGCCGTTCCGCTCGCGCAGCAGACCGGGGCGACGGTCGTCGCGAACTTCGAGATCTGCAACTGGCTCGGCACCAAGGGCGTGGAGAACACCTTCCCGCTGAACAAGGGCGGCACCGGACAGGTCGGCGGGGTGAAGATAACAGCCGTGAACGCCCACCACGCCTCTTCGATCACCGAAGAGGACGGGACCGTGATCTACGCCGGGGAGCCCTGCGGATTCATCCTCGAGTTCGAGAGCGGCTTCAAGCTCTACCACGCAGGCGACACATCGATCTTCGGCGACATGCGCCTGATCGGCGAGCTCTACGGGCCGGACCTGGCACTTCTCCCGATCGGAGACCGCCTCGTGATGAGCCCGTTCGAGGCGGCGCACGCGGCGAGGCTGCTCGGCGTGCGCCACGCGGTGCCCATCCACTACGGGACCTTCCCGTTCCTGCCGGGGACGCCGGAAGAGTTCAAGAAGCAGGCGCAGAGCATCGCGCCGGACCTCATAGTCCACGTCATGAAACCGGGAGAAGAGCTCTCTTCCTAG